The proteins below come from a single Anderseniella sp. Alg231-50 genomic window:
- a CDS encoding SRPBCC family protein gives MLNVHESAVLSTGAAEVWAAISEFGNLAEWHPAAVTSTIETRGDDTVRVINISGGGVLTEKLEAHDDAAMSQSYSIIDGPLPVADYHSTIKVTAGNDGKCTVDWTGKFNADGADDETASKVISGIYTAGLSALTKRFGQA, from the coding sequence ATGCTGAACGTTCACGAATCTGCTGTGTTGAGTACCGGTGCTGCCGAGGTTTGGGCCGCAATCAGTGAATTCGGAAATCTTGCCGAGTGGCATCCTGCGGCTGTGACTTCGACGATTGAGACACGCGGCGACGATACCGTACGTGTCATCAACATTTCAGGTGGCGGTGTTTTGACGGAAAAGCTGGAAGCTCACGATGATGCGGCGATGAGCCAGAGCTATTCAATCATCGACGGTCCCTTGCCGGTTGCCGATTATCATTCGACCATCAAGGTGACAGCCGGTAACGACGGCAAATGTACTGTTGACTGGACCGGCAAGTTCAACGCTGACGGGGCGGACGATGAAACGGCGTCAAAGGTAATTTCCGGCATCTATACGGCCGGCCTGTCGGCACTGACAAAGCGTTTCGGGCAGGCATAG
- the dapB gene encoding 4-hydroxy-tetrahydrodipicolinate reductase, with protein MLKLVVAGAGGRMGQTLTRLIHAHPSCEVAGGLEPKGSPVVGKDQGAVAGLGDIGTLISDDPLSVLVKADAIIDFTLPAASVALAGVAAQARIVHVIGTTGLSTTDEAAIEAASRHARIVKSGNMSLGVNLLAAIVRQVAASLDESFDIEVVEMHHRHKVDAPSGTALLLGNAAAEGRKIDLAGHSVRSRDGHTGARKDGDIGFATLRGGSVVGDHSVVFAGQSERIELSHKAESREIFANGAIKAALWAHDQKPGLYSMTDVLGID; from the coding sequence ATGCTCAAGCTTGTTGTTGCAGGTGCCGGCGGGCGCATGGGCCAGACACTGACCCGGCTCATCCATGCGCACCCTTCCTGTGAAGTCGCCGGCGGCCTCGAACCAAAGGGCTCGCCTGTTGTCGGCAAGGACCAGGGCGCCGTCGCCGGATTGGGCGACATCGGCACGCTGATCTCCGATGACCCGCTTTCGGTACTGGTGAAGGCCGATGCGATAATCGACTTCACCTTACCCGCAGCGAGCGTTGCACTGGCCGGTGTCGCGGCACAGGCCCGGATCGTCCACGTCATCGGCACCACCGGCCTCAGCACGACGGATGAGGCGGCCATAGAGGCGGCATCGCGGCACGCGCGCATCGTCAAGTCCGGTAATATGAGCCTCGGCGTGAACCTGCTGGCAGCTATCGTCAGGCAGGTCGCCGCATCGCTTGACGAGAGTTTCGATATCGAAGTTGTCGAGATGCACCATCGCCACAAGGTCGATGCGCCGTCTGGAACCGCCCTGCTGCTTGGCAACGCCGCGGCGGAGGGCCGAAAGATTGACCTTGCCGGACACTCGGTGCGCAGCCGTGACGGCCACACAGGTGCCCGCAAGGACGGTGACATCGGATTTGCCACCTTGCGCGGCGGCAGTGTGGTCGGAGATCACTCCGTGGTTTTTGCCGGGCAGTCCGAACGCATTGAGTTGTCCCACAAGGCCGAATCGCGCGAGATTTTTGCCAATGGCGCCATCAAGGCGGCGTTATGGGCCCATGATCAGAAACCCGGGCTATACTCGATGACGGATGTACTCGGCATTGACTGA